TTCATAAAACTTACCATATTTTAATTTATTTTCACTTTGTATTTTATGATGCTTTTTTAACAGCTCTATTGCTTCATTAGATAAATACAATGTTCTTTCACTTTCTATGGTTTTCGGTGTAATTAAAGCAACGTGACCATTAGTATAAATCAAATTATTTTTTATAGTTACAGTTTGTTCTTTAAAATTGATATTTTCCCATTCAAGGCCACCAAGTTCTCCACGTCTTAAACCTAATTCCAAAGTTAAATATGTGCCTAGATGAAATATATAATCATAATATTCTTTAGAACTTGTTAAAGTTTTAAATATTTTATTAATTTCTTCTACAGTTAGGGTATTAGCTATAAATTTATCTCTTTTGGGCCTCTCAACATATTTACATGGATTATCATTTAGGATTTTTGATTTTATAGCTTTATTTAATGCAGTACTTAAAACAGTATATATTTGTTGTAGAGTGGATCCACTGATGTTGGACTCATTTTTAATACTAATTAACATTTTTTCAATATGAAAGGGCTTTAGTTCCATTAAAGTAATACCACCTAAATATGGTATCAAATATTTTCTAATTAATTCATTATATCTATTAAAAGTTGTTATTTTTCTAATAGGTTTTACATAATCGGTTAACCAGGTTAATAAATATTCTCCAGTGGAAGTTTTTTTAGGGACTATAAAACCTCCATTTTCAAATTCATACATTGCTTTATTCAATTCTTCTTGAGCTTCTTTTTTGGTTTTAAAACCTCCCTTCTCTTTCTTTTTTCTTTTACCGTCAATAACTCCAATATCAAAGTAATAACTCCATGTGGAGCCTCTTTTTCTTACTCCGCCTTGCATTTAAGCAGCACCTCCATTTTATTAAATTATTGGAAACAAATCTTTCTAAAATTCTGTTTCCGTTATGAAAACAGAGTGGAAACAATGGAAACACAAAAAATTGTTCTGTTTCCGATTGTGTTTCCG
The DNA window shown above is from Haloimpatiens massiliensis and carries:
- a CDS encoding tyrosine-type recombinase/integrase codes for the protein MQGGVRKRGSTWSYYFDIGVIDGKRKKKEKGGFKTKKEAQEELNKAMYEFENGGFIVPKKTSTGEYLLTWLTDYVKPIRKITTFNRYNELIRKYLIPYLGGITLMELKPFHIEKMLISIKNESNISGSTLQQIYTVLSTALNKAIKSKILNDNPCKYVERPKRDKFIANTLTVEEINKIFKTLTSSKEYYDYIFHLGTYLTLELGLRRGELGGLEWENINFKEQTVTIKNNLIYTNGHVALITPKTIESERTLYLSNEAIELLKKHHKIQSENKLKYGKFYELNMFNNNKFNFIMTWENGKYVHPNYYTSKLKKVLKKAGISKNIRFHDLRHTNATLLIEQGVNFKVVQTRLGHTDISTTLNIYSHVDKEMQKDATEKLTNLFNGGKMVAK